cgcggcaggtggtgccagcgaggaacgcgccgatgacatccgagtcggtgatgttgggcagctcggtgcgctgcttcgagaatcgccggatgtagtcccggagagactctccctgttgctgtcggcagcttcggaggtcccaggaattcccggggcgcacgtacgtgccctggaaattgccggcgaaagcttggactaggtcgtcccagttggagatctgccccgaaggcaggtgctccaaccaggcgcgggcggtgtcggagagaaacagggggaggttgcggatgatgaggttgtcatcgtccgttccacccagttggcaggccagacggtagtccgcgagccacagtcccggtctcgtctcccccgagtactttgtgatagtagtcgggggtcagaaccggatcgggaacggtgcccgtcgtatggcccggctgaaggcctgcggaccgggtggttcgggcgaaggactccgatcctccccgctgtcgtagcgtcccccacgcctggggtggtagcctcggcgcaccctctcgtcgaggtgggctcgacggtcgcggtgatggtgctcgttgccgaggcgacccggggccgcaggcgctgtgttgcgcgtgcgcccggtgtagaccgaggcttcccgcatgaatcgggaagtcgcggcatgaggtttcgAGGGGTActtctgccttcgggaggcggagctctcggcccgtcggaccacgacgCCTTCcatgagattcttgagctctcccttgattcgccgcccctcggtggttgatggctctggcatcgcgtggaggagcattgctgctgcagccaggttctggccaaccccactggatgcgggtggcggcctgaccctgacatcatcgacaatgcggtgctggaagccctggggtagatgacgtatttctccggccggaggttgggccacccatgcctgcccgacgtcccggcggatcggctcaagcgctcctgctccctcgtcgagcctggcctgcaccccgcggatttgctcgagctgtgggtcatggccccccgcctgaacggggaccacagctagctcccgtgggatgtcaacgcgaggcaccggcctagggagatcaccgtcctccggcatgccgagatggttgccttcggagggaccccctagatcgacgtggaaacattcgcggcttgggccgcagtcctcgtcgccgaggctacggctaccatcggaacagtcggaaaggcagtagtcgcatgcggccatgaagtcccgcatggcactggggttgccaagtccagataaatcccaacagaagctgggctcgtcgtcttcctcggacccagagggcccataggtcgagacatccgtcagccggtcccaaggtgaccgcatacgaaaccccagagggtttgggctcgcctctacgagagcgcctgccaaagcgaagccgctaggcgggtcgaggctgaatccgaatgaCGTGggttgggaatcggtcggtacctcttggtcgacgggcggtgatgaagtcgcgtctggggccgactgcaccgtcgtctcaggtacgagggtgacgtccagcaggccttccgcgagcgtgctggcgtcgtccgcttgctcgggattggcgtgtcgcggggagatagcgctcgtcttcgtctcaagcacgaggtcgatgcccggcgcgcCTCCCATTGAGGTGCTGGTGCTATCGACTCGCTcgtcagccgacgaggcgctgcctcctgcttggccttggttgccccgcctcctcccctgttggcgggggagaggacggggcgagctcgaatgttgttcttccaccacgcgggggagacgtcgtcgattccgccgccggcgggcgggctgtcggccgccattgtcgctgtcgcccggcggtgggaagagtatcatgtcgtagctgccgtcgagggacatgaactcaagactcccgaaacggagcactatcccgggttggagaggttgctggagactgcccatctggagcttgacgggaagctgttcgtcaacatgcagcaggcccctacctggcgcgccaactgtcggcgttccgagaccggggggtccctaagccgacgagtgaatgtcgccgcgtgccccagcccagatgggtcgacgcgaggccgagcgcgaaggggggaagtgaggtggccggagatgggcgtgagagaggtggaaatcccgcggccttcatgttcgtcccgcgcccaggtcgggtgcgcttgcagtagggggttacaagcgtccacgcgggagagggagcgagcggcctcacgcgagtgcctgtctcgtcctcgtccccgcgcggccaaccttctctaagagggccctggtccttccttttataggcgtaaggagaggatccaggtgtacaatgggggggtatagcagagtgctacgtgtctagcggaggagagctagcgccctaagtacatgccgtcgtggcagccggagagattttggcacccagctggtgtgatgtcgtggccgttagaggagtgctggagcctggcggagggacagctgtcggagctgttgagtccttgctgacgtcctcttgcttccgtaagggggctcagatccgccgtcgtcacagagtatgcggggcgccatcattgcctatctggcggagcgagccagatgggacgccggtcttgttccccgtggtccgagccagctcggggtagggtgatgatggcgcctcctgttgacgtggctggtctgcgccctaggttgggcgatgtggaagctcctccgaagctgaggtcgagtctgtcttccgtggccgaggtcgagtccgagcccctggttcgggcgaggcggagaccgtcggctgaggccagggcggagtccgagccctggggtcgggcggagcggagttcgtcgtcttctggggctgagcccaagtctgagccctgggtcgggcggagcggagttcgccatcttctggggcttagcccgagtccgagccctgggtcgggcggagcggagttcgtcgtcttctggggctgagcccaagtccgagccctgggtcgggcggagcggagttcgccgtcttctggggcttagcccgagtccgagccctgggtcgagcggagcggagttcgccgtcttccggggcttagcccgagtccgagccctgggtcgggcggagcggagacccagggcggagcggagtttgccgtcttccggggcttagcccgagtccgagccctgggtcgggcggagcggagttcgcagtcttccggggcttagcccgagtctgagccctgggtcgggcgaagcggagcttcctatggtgcctgcagccgggcctaactgcctgtcagcctcactctgtcaagtggcaccgcagtcggagcggcgcaggcggcgctgtctttctgtcaggccggtcagtggagcggcgaagtgactgcggtcacttcggctctgttgactggggggcgcgcgtcaggataaaggtgtcaggctacctttgcattaaatgctcctgcgatttggttggttggtgcggcgatttggtcagggttgcttcttggcgaagacagggcctcgggcgagccggaaatatgtttgtcgctagaggggggcctcgggcgagacggagatccttcggggtcggctgcccttgtccgaggctaggctcgggcgaggcgtgatcgagtccctcgaatggactgatcactgacttaatcgcacccatcaggcctttgcagctttatgctgatgggggttaccagctgagaattaggagccttgagggtacccctaattatggtccccgacactattagcgtttgatttttataggatcacctattcaccctccctctaggtgctctcaacgacAACATACATGTAATATGTGAGATTCTTAAATAACATGCTTCTAAACTTTGTTTTGTGATATTTTTATTGTATAATTTAATTTGTATCAGTTTATTTTTGTATTGGTTGTTGACATTTTTTGAGATATTGAGTTCAATTATATATGTGGTGTTTgtttttatgtaatcgttgtgtaaaaATATTTTGTATGTCGTTGCAACGAGCGGGCATCTAACTagtctctactatacttaaagcactagtttcaacggtcgtcccacgtcatctttttacaaataacccctcacaactATTTTAAATTGCCCCGCTGATGACCAAACGGCGGCCCGGCACGGGCCAGACGCCCGCGggcccaggcacgtcatgccggcctgctgacTATGCTGGGctggcccgttagcccgtcggcccatttgattaaatcaacgCAGCCCGGTAGCTCGtcggccatttgattaaatcaacgtaaaatgttaaaaaatggtGCAGAAGGTGTGGTTCAAACCCATGCCTTGATGGAAGAAGGACATGAGACACTaggtgaagctgtctaaccagtagaacatcatgctcaagtgtttttaatattgaatataaattgtatatatgtatatacgttttttgtaaaataaaaaatataatcatgtcgggccgggccagcactacgggccgaggctacagcccaaacaCGGCAcggcgttcttggctcttgctagcattaggtcgtttctgagaccacattcgcgcaatggactccatggtgtctgaggttgctgaattggatgaagcaacaatgatttgtcacactaacagtaaaaagaaaggttatttgttagttttcaacgttagtaattgctacgaagtagaataatttatatggagcgcatccagtttttattgatgcctgactttagcaatcactctatattttgatctatttttttataagtttgagttcatatgacttattttagaaacttgagctaacaaactttctcttatttggtctctgtatggtggaattatgtcattctataatctctgttcgttcagtcagtcgttgtgaactctcttctaatcgctaacTTCATTGgctgtgttgtaccaagacatactggatggagtaaacaataacatcagttagtcaaatcaaaaaatattatacggagagcagagacaattaataataaatcttgaaattttttgtATGGATAGTTTATGTGGATATTGttataagccgtcgcaacgcaccaaCAAACAACTAGTATAAGAAAACATAACAGATTAAATGACCCCCTCCTCCTACAATCACGGCCTAATACTGGAATTATCTATGACCTGCAAAGTGGTGGTCCACATGCAGGTACCCGATGAGGGAACAACGGCACAGCTCAGCGGACGAAACGTGGCAGTTGGCGGACCCTGATTGGAGTCCCTGCCCGTCGGTCCCTTGCTGGGAGTGGGACTCCCCTACTGCCAACTTGCTAGTATCTGAAGCCTGGAGCTGGAGGACAGAGCTGAGACAGCCCAGCTCCAGCAGTTGTTGAGCAACCAGCCCACGGCAAATGCATGAGCAGGGTTTTCTGTTACGCGGGTTCATCGAATCATCGCCTCCAGGAATGAGGAAACTGAAGACTGGTTGAGGAGGAGCTAGGGGCATCAATGCAATCATGGGCCCAAAATGTTGTTAGTCTTTACTAGTTACCTTGCAGAAACGGCATGTAAACAACTATACAAAGCTGGCTTTTTTTCCGCGGAGTCCGTTTGCGCTGAACTCGGCAGCGCATCTGGGGGAAACTTCTCGCGGGCGGTCACGCCCACAAATCGATACACGGCGAGGCTAGCTGTAGCTGTACACACACATACAAACCGTACCGGGCCTCACCTGCCTGCAAGGAAGAAGCAGCTCAGGTCAGTGAGCTGATGGTGCCGGGGGGCCGCGCCTGCTAGCTATATATACACACGCGACCTTCTTCTAGCTTGCTAGCTGCCATTCATCATCAGAGCTAGCTAGCTCAGAGAAGAGAAGAGCTGTTGCgtagcgcgcgcgcgcgcgctgtGACGACGACTGTGAGTAGCGAGAGAGTGAGTGAGTGGTGACTATTTCAAGAACATCAGCTCGACCGTTTCTTCGACCCCGCGCCCTTTCCTGCTAGTAGCTTTGGAACTAACTGAACCATGGGAGGCACGCTGGAGTACCTGTCGGACCTGCTGGGcggctgcagcagcagcagccggcgccgGTACAACAGGAGGACGCAGTTCCAGACGGTGGAGCTCAAGGTGCGCATGGACTGCGACGGCTGCGAGATGAAGGTCAGGAACGCCCTCTCCCGCATGAAAGGTACAGCAGTCTTTTTATAATTAATTTACACTACTGCTAGCTACTTATTCGTTTAATTTTTCATCGCGTTCGCCGTTATATATCTCAACTGACGATGACGAGGACACCTGCATGATAATTCTTCAGGGGTGCATTCCGTGGAGATCGACCGGAAGCAGTCCAAGGTGACGGTGCAGGGGTACGTGGAGCCTCACAAGGTGGTCAAGCGGGTGCAGGCCACGGGGAAGAAGGCGGCCGAGATCTGGCCCTACGTGCCCTACAGCCTCGTCGCGCACCCTTACGCCGCGCCGGCCTACGACAGGAAGGCGCCGCCGGGCTACGTGCGCAGGGTCGACGCCGTCATGCCCGCCTCCAGCTACGGCGGACCCACGGCGGCCGGCCCGCAGGAGGAGCGGCTCGTCAACATGTTCAGCGACGACAACCCCAACGCATGCTCCATCATGTGAATTTCAATTACTACTGTGTCAAATAGCTATAGACCACGGGTGCAGCTCTCTTCGATCACAGAACAAGTATATGCATGGTCGCCTCGGTTGGATGTTTATGTCCATgacagaatatatatatatatatatatatatatatatatatatatatatatatatatatatatatatatatatatatatatatatatatatatatatgtctttTGTGTGAGCAGCTGGAGTAGATAAGCGTAAAAAATGTTTTCCTCAACTGTAGCCTGTAGGCGGCGGTAGAGTTAATTAGACAAAATATTTTATAAACTAAGA
This portion of the Zea mays cultivar B73 chromosome 2, Zm-B73-REFERENCE-NAM-5.0, whole genome shotgun sequence genome encodes:
- the LOC100285302 gene encoding metal ion binding protein → MGGTLEYLSDLLGGCSSSSRRRYNRRTQFQTVELKVRMDCDGCEMKVRNALSRMKGVHSVEIDRKQSKVTVQGYVEPHKVVKRVQATGKKAAEIWPYVPYSLVAHPYAAPAYDRKAPPGYVRRVDAVMPASSYGGPTAAGPQEERLVNMFSDDNPNACSIM